In one window of Paraflavitalea soli DNA:
- a CDS encoding acyltransferase family protein has protein sequence MSAINRRYDIDWLRVMAIGLLLLYHVAIGFQPWGMMIGFITNDKPLGSLWPIMAMLNVWRIPLLFFVSGMGVYFAMQHRSWKQLLLERSRRILIPFVFGLFAIVPLHMLLLQHYYHWELSYQPGPGHLWFLGNIFIYVVVLCPVLYYLKRHEQGKIVGWIKKLSGHPGWLLVVIAVFVAEVLLVDPMPYELYAMTWHGFFLGLVAFLFGFCFVLAGTAYWNMLLKWRWLFVVAAASLYTWRLLQPNMTVSNILLVIESNCWIFSVFAFGHKYLNHSGKALRYLSEAAYPVYIIHMVFLYLSSLLIFPLNIDVHLKFLLVLAGTVAGCFLCYEFVIRRVGVIRPLFGLKNRKGL, from the coding sequence ATGTCAGCTATCAACAGAAGGTATGATATTGATTGGTTGAGGGTGATGGCCATTGGCCTGCTCTTACTGTATCATGTGGCCATTGGCTTTCAGCCCTGGGGTATGATGATCGGGTTTATTACCAATGACAAGCCCCTGGGATCATTATGGCCGATCATGGCCATGCTCAATGTATGGAGAATACCGTTGTTGTTCTTTGTGTCGGGTATGGGCGTTTACTTTGCTATGCAGCATAGGAGCTGGAAACAGTTGCTCCTGGAGCGTTCAAGGAGGATACTGATCCCGTTTGTGTTTGGCCTGTTTGCGATCGTACCGCTCCACATGCTCCTCCTGCAACATTATTATCACTGGGAGCTGAGTTACCAGCCCGGCCCCGGCCACCTCTGGTTTTTGGGGAATATCTTTATTTATGTGGTTGTGCTGTGTCCCGTTCTTTATTATTTGAAAAGGCATGAACAAGGTAAGATCGTTGGCTGGATAAAAAAGCTATCCGGTCATCCCGGCTGGCTGCTGGTGGTGATAGCGGTTTTTGTAGCAGAAGTATTATTGGTTGATCCCATGCCTTACGAGTTGTATGCGATGACCTGGCATGGCTTCTTCCTGGGGTTGGTCGCCTTCCTGTTTGGGTTTTGTTTTGTGTTGGCTGGTACTGCTTACTGGAACATGTTGTTGAAATGGCGCTGGCTGTTTGTAGTGGCTGCGGCGTCATTGTATACCTGGCGGCTATTACAGCCTAATATGACGGTATCCAATATCCTGTTGGTCATCGAGTCGAATTGCTGGATCTTTTCCGTTTTTGCGTTTGGGCACAAATATCTGAACCATTCCGGCAAGGCCTTGCGTTACCTGAGTGAGGCCGCTTACCCGGTCTACATTATCCATATGGTATTTCTCTACCTCTCATCGTTGCTGATATTCCCGTTAAATATCGATGTACACCTGAAGTTTCTGTTGGTCCTGGCAGGTACCGTAGCAGGCTGTTTTTTGTGCTATGAATTTGTCATCAGAAGGGTAGGGGTGATCAGGCCCTTGTTTGGGTTGAAGAATAGGAAAGGTCTATAG
- a CDS encoding ankyrin repeat domain-containing protein: MIRSFKDAGVSALQVAVIVFLLVLGSCKDNSATAQKNTTPSKAKVPDMDIHTAVVNGNMEVVKQHLAAGTDINVKDPFGGSSPLISACLFGKTDIATLLINAGADLNFRNNDGSTALHTAAFFCRPELVSLLLKKGADKAIKNKYGQTAYETVIGSFADAKKVYDMLGKMLGPMGLKLDYAYLEKTRPEIAVLLK; the protein is encoded by the coding sequence ATGATACGATCATTTAAAGATGCAGGCGTAAGCGCCCTGCAGGTGGCTGTTATTGTCTTTTTACTGGTATTGGGAAGCTGCAAGGACAATAGTGCCACTGCCCAAAAGAACACCACCCCATCGAAGGCCAAAGTACCGGACATGGATATCCATACGGCTGTTGTCAATGGTAATATGGAAGTGGTAAAACAACACCTGGCAGCGGGTACAGATATCAATGTGAAAGATCCTTTTGGCGGATCAAGTCCCTTGATCAGCGCCTGCTTATTCGGGAAAACGGATATCGCCACCTTGCTTATCAATGCCGGCGCCGATCTGAACTTCCGGAATAACGATGGTTCTACTGCGCTCCATACCGCTGCTTTCTTTTGCCGGCCGGAACTGGTATCCCTGTTGTTGAAAAAAGGAGCCGATAAGGCCATCAAAAACAAATATGGCCAAACAGCCTATGAGACCGTGATTGGGTCGTTTGCCGATGCTAAAAAAGTCTACGATATGCTGGGTAAAATGCTTGGTCCCATGGGCCTGAAGCTGGACTATGCCTACCTCGAAAAGACCCGGCCGGAAATTGCAGTTCTGCTGAAATAA
- a CDS encoding helix-turn-helix domain-containing protein: MPIIVNLDVMMAKRKISLNELSEKVGLTLPNLSILKTGKAKAIRFSTLESICKVLDCQPGDILEYRKE, translated from the coding sequence ATGCCGATCATAGTGAACCTGGATGTAATGATGGCCAAAAGAAAGATCTCATTGAATGAACTATCGGAAAAGGTGGGTTTAACCCTGCCCAACCTTTCTATCCTAAAGACCGGCAAAGCCAAAGCCATCCGTTTCAGCACCCTGGAATCTATTTGTAAGGTGCTTGACTGTCAGCCCGGTGATATACTGGAATACCGGAAAGAATAA
- a CDS encoding DUF2975 domain-containing protein, whose amino-acid sequence MQITITTRQILTVLYIISWIIFIGVCIDAGSFFFNAVYSLVFNKYAADYFHLSALYQYDQGHFAVQLLLMGIQGVLKAIMFYLIVKILKDKKLDMAQPFNKEMGRFIFSMSFLALGIGVFTHWGMKYAQWLAKQGVQMPDTQQLRLGGADVWLFMGVILLVIAHIFKRGIEIQSENDLTV is encoded by the coding sequence ATGCAAATTACTATTACCACCAGGCAGATACTTACCGTGCTATACATTATTTCCTGGATCATCTTTATCGGCGTGTGCATTGATGCCGGCAGTTTCTTTTTCAATGCCGTTTATTCCCTGGTCTTCAATAAGTATGCTGCTGACTATTTCCATTTATCGGCGCTTTATCAATACGACCAAGGGCATTTCGCAGTGCAGCTTTTATTAATGGGTATACAAGGCGTGTTGAAGGCGATCATGTTTTACCTGATCGTGAAAATACTCAAGGACAAAAAGCTGGATATGGCACAACCGTTCAATAAAGAAATGGGGCGCTTTATTTTTAGCATGTCCTTCCTGGCTTTGGGGATTGGCGTATTCACCCATTGGGGCATGAAATACGCGCAGTGGCTGGCAAAGCAGGGCGTGCAAATGCCAGACACCCAACAGTTACGGTTAGGTGGGGCCGACGTTTGGTTGTTTATGGGTGTCATCTTATTGGTCATAGCACATATTTTCAAAAGAGGAATAGAAATACAGTCAGAAAACGATTTAACCGTATAG
- a CDS encoding pilus assembly protein N-terminal domain-containing protein: MLFSQPFLACILCSLVLLSCKKDKEEAAPRPDANKITLWAGQDTVITLAGASAQYTVVSGNTDIARVALQDNRLHITTDIPGTTTIHITDQAHHTDSFRLEAISVAGIWRRRVVNGTLQNNVTVDCADALLTQTLKDELKEEVIKADMLYGLTFADYSAAYEEARFGGARSQGTYSYHNLKLTLTRNNTTEEFTIRPDGPRKMGLEQDLTVQYKTLYPTKGITRVTIIRYFNFVPLL; encoded by the coding sequence ATGCTTTTTTCCCAACCTTTCCTTGCTTGTATCCTTTGTTCCCTTGTATTGTTATCATGTAAGAAAGATAAAGAAGAAGCCGCCCCCAGACCCGATGCCAATAAAATTACCCTCTGGGCCGGACAGGATACGGTGATCACCCTCGCAGGCGCGTCCGCGCAGTATACCGTTGTTTCAGGTAATACCGACATAGCCAGGGTTGCCCTGCAGGATAACCGTCTTCACATTACTACCGATATACCCGGTACCACCACCATTCACATTACCGACCAGGCCCATCACACCGACAGTTTCCGGCTGGAAGCGATCTCCGTGGCGGGCATATGGCGCAGAAGGGTGGTAAACGGGACACTGCAGAACAACGTCACCGTCGATTGTGCTGACGCGCTATTGACCCAGACATTAAAAGATGAGCTAAAGGAGGAAGTCATTAAGGCAGACATGCTCTACGGACTCACTTTTGCCGACTATTCTGCTGCCTATGAAGAAGCCAGGTTTGGCGGCGCCAGGAGCCAGGGCACTTATTCTTATCACAACCTTAAGCTCACCTTAACGCGCAATAATACTACCGAAGAGTTCACCATCCGTCCCGATGGGCCTCGTAAAATGGGCCTTGAACAGGATCTCACCGTGCAATACAAAACCCTCTATCCCACAAAAGGGATCACCCGGGTGACCATCATTCGTTATTTTAACTTTGTTCCCCTGTTGTAA
- a CDS encoding putative quinol monooxygenase: MKRSRQLLPHTLLIIVMGMLTASSGKLLAQENTPYVRIATIVVDSTQLESYKAALQEQAAAAISKEPGVLTLYAVYDKEHPAHVTVFEIYASVTAYQSHIKTPHFLKYKSTVEKMVKSLVLTDVVPIALATKPGQP; this comes from the coding sequence ATGAAAAGAAGCAGGCAGCTACTCCCCCACACCTTACTAATTATTGTTATGGGTATGTTAACAGCTTCTTCGGGCAAACTTTTGGCCCAGGAGAATACCCCTTATGTACGGATTGCCACCATAGTGGTTGACTCAACGCAGCTGGAAAGCTACAAGGCTGCCCTGCAAGAACAGGCGGCAGCCGCCATTAGTAAAGAGCCAGGCGTATTGACTTTGTACGCCGTGTACGACAAAGAACATCCGGCTCATGTAACGGTATTTGAGATCTATGCCAGTGTTACTGCCTACCAATCACATATTAAGACACCCCATTTCCTAAAATATAAGTCTACTGTAGAGAAAATGGTGAAGTCGCTTGTCCTGACGGATGTAGTTCCTATTGCCCTTGCCACGAAGCCAGGACAACCATGA
- a CDS encoding SCO family protein, protein MTPLSRIVTLLIVTVSIIGLFFFIGAGIVKKNSLPILGEPDHVAGSFSFTNQEGKTITEKDVTGKVTVVEYFFTTCPGICKIMNKNLTSVYQTFKGEPQFMILSHTVDPETDSVPVLAAYAKQLKAEAPAWEFLTGNKDELYKAARQEYLLAVEDARLSGTAEDFIHTEKVALLDGERRIRGFYDATDSLGIKQLIIDTRRLLK, encoded by the coding sequence ATGACACCACTTTCAAGGATAGTCACCTTATTGATCGTAACCGTTTCCATAATAGGATTGTTTTTTTTCATTGGCGCCGGTATTGTAAAAAAGAATTCCCTGCCCATATTGGGAGAACCGGATCATGTGGCCGGCAGTTTTTCCTTTACCAACCAGGAGGGCAAAACGATCACCGAAAAGGACGTCACAGGAAAAGTGACCGTTGTAGAGTATTTCTTTACTACCTGCCCCGGCATTTGTAAGATCATGAATAAGAACCTCACCAGCGTGTATCAAACTTTTAAGGGAGAACCGCAGTTCATGATCTTATCCCATACCGTTGATCCGGAAACCGATTCTGTGCCCGTACTGGCTGCTTATGCAAAACAGTTAAAGGCTGAGGCGCCTGCCTGGGAGTTCTTAACAGGCAATAAGGATGAACTATACAAAGCAGCCAGGCAGGAATATTTACTGGCGGTGGAAGATGCCCGCCTGAGCGGAACAGCAGAAGACTTTATCCATACGGAGAAGGTCGCCTTGCTCGATGGAGAGCGCCGTATCCGTGGATTTTATGATGCTACCGATAGTCTTGGTATTAAACAACTGATAATTGATACCAGGCGACTATTGAAGTAG
- a CDS encoding DUF2911 domain-containing protein, with product MKQLVRTVLALTILASCGGQDAKQETANAGGHEHHGETAMQPMEGKPDYADSVNAGYIVKDTLKGSPARMAMANIGRSHVHIEYSSPGTKDRVIWGGLVPYGTVWVTGAHSATTINFSKDIHIQGQPIKAGTYAFFTVPGKDKWIVILNTRFDQHLADQYNQQEDVARFEVVPTVSDKVVQRLNYTVTKLSDTSGSINMEWEKIRITLPASAK from the coding sequence ATGAAACAACTTGTAAGAACCGTCCTGGCTTTAACAATACTTGCCTCCTGTGGCGGTCAGGATGCAAAGCAGGAAACTGCGAATGCCGGTGGCCACGAGCACCATGGAGAGACGGCCATGCAGCCGATGGAGGGAAAGCCGGATTATGCAGACAGTGTGAATGCAGGCTACATCGTCAAGGACACCCTGAAGGGAAGCCCTGCCAGGATGGCTATGGCCAATATCGGCAGATCTCATGTGCATATTGAATACAGTTCTCCCGGCACCAAAGACAGGGTCATATGGGGAGGCCTGGTGCCCTATGGTACCGTATGGGTTACCGGCGCGCACAGTGCCACTACCATCAACTTCTCGAAGGACATCCATATCCAGGGACAGCCCATTAAGGCAGGCACCTATGCTTTCTTCACCGTTCCCGGAAAAGACAAATGGATCGTGATCTTAAATACCCGGTTCGACCAGCACCTGGCCGACCAGTACAACCAACAGGAAGATGTGGCGAGGTTTGAAGTAGTTCCCACCGTATCTGACAAAGTTGTTCAGCGGCTCAATTATACCGTGACCAAACTGTCTGATACGTCTGGTTCCATCAATATGGAATGGGAAAAGATCAGGATCACCCTGCCTGCATCAGCGAAATAA
- a CDS encoding cytochrome-c peroxidase, which translates to MGSKHWMTILLLGVTLLASSSGLINAFTGFTTPANFPAPVYHFSTNQLTQAKFELGRKLFYEPRLSRDNTVSCGSCHIQSSGFTQHGHDVSHGIDDRLGSRNSPAIVNLAWSKTFFWDGGVFDLDLQPLVPITNPVEMDETMTNVLNKLRAHPAYPALFEKAFGTAEINTERMMKALSQFMVMLVSANAKYDKVMRKEGESFTTEEQAGYVIFKQHCNSCHQEPLFTDDSFRNNGISIGSNKDEGRYTITLNEADRYTFKVPSLRNLGYTAPYMHDGRFITLEAVLEHYAQRVQATPNLDAQLKKENKLGIPLTAKDRAQLLAFLQTLNDKAFIADKRFSEQ; encoded by the coding sequence ATGGGCAGCAAACACTGGATGACCATCCTACTCCTGGGCGTCACATTGTTGGCCAGTAGTAGCGGCCTTATTAATGCATTCACAGGGTTTACAACACCGGCCAATTTTCCTGCACCGGTCTATCACTTTTCCACCAACCAGCTCACCCAGGCAAAGTTTGAACTGGGCAGGAAATTGTTTTACGAGCCCCGCTTGTCAAGAGACAATACGGTAAGCTGCGGCAGCTGTCATATCCAGTCATCCGGTTTTACCCAGCATGGCCATGATGTGAGTCATGGCATCGACGACCGCCTCGGCAGCCGCAACTCACCCGCGATCGTCAACCTGGCCTGGAGCAAAACTTTCTTCTGGGATGGAGGCGTATTTGACCTGGATCTGCAGCCCCTGGTGCCGATCACCAACCCCGTAGAAATGGATGAGACCATGACCAATGTATTGAATAAATTGCGGGCGCATCCTGCCTATCCCGCCTTGTTTGAAAAGGCCTTTGGTACAGCAGAGATCAATACCGAAAGAATGATGAAGGCTTTGTCGCAGTTTATGGTCATGCTGGTAAGCGCCAATGCAAAATATGACAAGGTGATGCGTAAAGAAGGGGAGTCCTTTACAACGGAGGAGCAGGCCGGCTATGTTATCTTTAAACAGCATTGCAATTCCTGCCACCAGGAGCCGCTCTTTACCGACGATTCCTTTCGCAACAATGGCATCAGCATTGGCAGCAATAAAGATGAAGGCAGGTATACTATAACGCTCAATGAGGCCGACAGGTATACCTTTAAAGTGCCTTCCTTGCGCAACCTGGGGTATACGGCTCCCTATATGCACGATGGCCGTTTTATTACCCTGGAGGCCGTGTTGGAGCATTATGCCCAAAGGGTGCAGGCTACACCCAACCTCGATGCGCAACTAAAGAAGGAAAATAAATTGGGTATACCATTGACCGCAAAAGACCGGGCACAACTCCTGGCCTTTCTGCAAACACTCAACGACAAGGCGTTTATTGCCGACAAACGATTTTCTGAACAATAA
- a CDS encoding MbnP family protein — translation MFGIPVIIMMIMLATADNSGVAKKASLENKAPLSIEFDHIVGGQNLQLNTGSYTNAAGDTFSVSLLQYFVSNIQLTTANGTAYVVPQDSSYFLIKEGDPQARFARVNVPEGEYTSLSFVLGVDSLRSTMDISQRKGVLDPSGGMDGMYWGWNSGYIFFKMEGISPQAPLDPGGQHKFRYHIGGFGGYSAPTINNIRTVTIDLTNGGIAKVSNDRKTNIHLLVDIAKAFAGDTNVSIAANSTVMFSAFSARVANNYTAMFHHDHTEN, via the coding sequence ATGTTCGGAATACCTGTCATTATAATGATGATCATGCTGGCAACCGCTGATAACAGTGGTGTCGCTAAAAAGGCCAGCCTGGAAAATAAAGCGCCGCTCTCCATAGAATTTGACCACATCGTCGGTGGACAAAATTTACAACTGAATACGGGTTCTTATACCAATGCTGCCGGAGATACCTTCTCCGTATCGCTCCTGCAATACTTTGTCAGCAATATCCAATTAACAACAGCCAATGGTACAGCATACGTCGTGCCGCAGGACAGCAGTTATTTCCTGATCAAAGAAGGTGACCCGCAAGCCAGGTTTGCCAGGGTCAATGTGCCGGAAGGGGAGTATACTTCCCTCAGTTTCGTGTTGGGCGTCGACAGCCTGCGCAGCACCATGGACATCAGCCAGCGTAAAGGTGTACTCGATCCTTCCGGCGGAATGGATGGCATGTACTGGGGGTGGAACAGCGGTTATATCTTCTTTAAGATGGAAGGCATTTCACCACAGGCGCCCCTCGATCCCGGCGGGCAACATAAGTTCCGGTACCATATCGGTGGATTTGGCGGTTACTCAGCACCCACGATCAACAATATCAGGACGGTTACCATCGACCTTACCAATGGCGGCATCGCCAAAGTAAGCAATGACCGTAAAACCAATATCCACCTGCTGGTCGATATCGCCAAAGCATTTGCCGGCGACACCAACGTGAGCATTGCTGCCAATAGTACCGTGATGTTTAGCGCATTCAGTGCCAGGGTGGCCAATAATTATACTGCCATGTTCCATCACGACCACACCGAAAATTAA